ATCGGTTGGCTTGTGAGGTAATAATGTTAGGGATTCCGGCATATAAAGACGCCGGAATGACATCCTGAAAAATAAATTTTTGAATGGGTTTACAGCTGCATGATGCGTGAAAGGGCATCAGAAACCATCTTTTTCCAGTGATCAGGAGATAAATGATAGGTCTCACGCGCGAGCAGGATATCCGCAGACGGAGATTCCGACGAAAGCGCATCCACTCTATCAAGGGTTGAACGCGCTGCATCCTGGATCCAGAGATCGCGGGTCTCCTGATTCACCACAAGAATCGACTCCGCACGCACAGAGATCAGGGTTTTGCCATCAGGTGTCGTGTAGGCATTCGGTTTACCGACAACTACCACGAACGACGGATTCGCCGTATCGATCTTCGCAAGCTGATGCATCGCCTCAGGCTGATAGGAACTTGCGTTGATATAGAATATCCCAGTCGGATCGGAAACCCGCGCACGGTACAGAATAT
This Methanocorpusculum sp. DNA region includes the following protein-coding sequences:
- a CDS encoding RPA family protein — translated: MSYEREPAKRVFAAELREASKTIKDTEDEKSPVYLLLPTGERCNRVLIAGTITQKDKVGDQNILYRARVSDPTGIFYINASSYQPEAMHQLAKIDTANPSFVVVVGKPNAYTTPDGKTLISVRAESILVVNQETRDLWIQDAARSTLDRVDALSSESPSADILLARETYHLSPDHWKKMVSDALSRIMQL